Proteins from one Chitinophaga oryzae genomic window:
- a CDS encoding glycerophosphodiester phosphodiesterase family protein, translated as MKKQMNVRLMACAMAAAATVFTACKTSKSTTAAQHKDLPSFFKVGHRGTRGLMPENTIPAMYKGLETGSNTIEFDVHITKDGQVVVYHDASFTPSYTTMPDGKDIPAAERSKYTFYQMNYADIRRFIIGEKPYAAFPEQERLRSYAPLLGEMIDSVEHYTKKHHLPPAYYLLEVKSSEKTDGTEQPSPEEYMKIMMAVKQLKPLGHRLLIQSFDMRPLQVLHKTHPHIRLGFLTGDKNVTFEQNMQQLGFTPTFYNPHYQLVTPELIKKCHDKNMLIVPWTVQEPQEMKQLKAMGVDGIITDYPNRLEQAIK; from the coding sequence ATGAAAAAACAAATGAATGTCCGGCTGATGGCCTGTGCCATGGCAGCTGCCGCCACTGTTTTTACAGCCTGTAAAACATCGAAGTCCACTACCGCTGCACAGCACAAGGACCTGCCTTCTTTCTTTAAAGTGGGGCACCGCGGCACACGGGGACTGATGCCGGAAAACACCATTCCGGCCATGTACAAAGGTTTGGAGACCGGCTCCAACACCATCGAGTTTGATGTACATATCACCAAAGACGGACAGGTGGTCGTATATCACGACGCCTCCTTTACACCGTCCTATACCACCATGCCGGATGGAAAAGACATCCCTGCCGCGGAACGCAGCAAGTATACCTTCTACCAGATGAACTACGCCGACATCCGCCGTTTTATCATCGGAGAAAAACCGTACGCCGCTTTCCCGGAACAGGAAAGGCTCCGCTCCTATGCGCCGCTGCTGGGAGAAATGATCGACTCCGTGGAGCACTATACGAAAAAACACCACCTGCCGCCGGCATATTACCTGCTGGAAGTGAAATCTTCCGAAAAAACAGACGGCACCGAACAACCGTCACCGGAAGAATACATGAAGATCATGATGGCGGTGAAACAACTGAAACCACTGGGCCATCGCCTGCTGATCCAGTCGTTTGACATGCGTCCGCTGCAGGTGCTGCATAAAACGCATCCGCACATCAGACTCGGCTTCCTCACCGGCGACAAAAACGTCACCTTCGAACAGAACATGCAGCAGCTGGGCTTCACACCCACCTTCTACAATCCGCACTATCAGCTGGTGACACCGGAGCTGATCAAAAAATGTCATGATAAAAATATGCTGATTGTGCCCTGGACAGTACAGGAACCACAGGAAATGAAACAATTAAAAGCCATGGGCGTAGACGGTATCATTACAGATTATCCCAACAGGCTGGAACAAGCGATCAAATAA
- a CDS encoding SusC/RagA family TonB-linked outer membrane protein, with the protein MKLRTRFRALRPAGMLMLCLGIILTSFTSLYAQDVNITGKITGTGGTPLPGVSIQVAGTSKGASTGADGQFKLSAPTGSTLKISFIGYLTKEIKVTNANPLTITLEEDVQKLNDVVVVGYGTQKKATLTGAITTVSMAQQEGRPLTNASNALQGVPGVFTNLGSSQPGVDRSTIRIRGVGTLSSNDPLVLVDGIEYSMDELNPNDIESITVLKDAAAAIYGSRAASGVILVTTKKGKGASKINYSYYRGVQKATYLPDIIDDPIAYMKLKNQANRNEGTTKVDYSDAQIAEYEKGMLTDPITYPSNNWYKIALKNGVIQKHDLSVAGSTDKYQYRLSLGYLDRDGILFGPGNHEKKYSVGLNASMQVTQKLKAGITLDGYYRNYTQPFYASTWEYLARALPILTDTLADGRYGNSWMRTSGRNNWENPRMLAYNGLQTKVVQRFLATVFAEYKLPFDINYNIKFGVDKYDGILSQFTPRMQTFDPKTNAPINWNNPNTAPRAVKTDYNDMNIHFYNTLDWKKTFATKHNLGVMLGASYDNFEKDFFEASMYGYLDATLDALNAGVYWNATSGTPNRDVLESYFGRANYDYDGKYLFEAAFRYDGSSRFAPGKRWGFYPSASAGWRIDKESFFESSLIDVLKLRASAGQLGTQAVALYSYTPSVSMGEDYSFGGSSPVLGSGAAVTAAVDPDIKWEVTTTYNAGVDMNLFKSRLAVTVDVYKKITDGILRPVAIPSQVGNLAGPKRNIGRVDNTGIELVLQYKNNIGNFDYNVYGNASYNKNEVVDLRGERVISGNTITQAGHPIDAYYVLLSDGIFQSDEEVSKSAYQSGKTKAGYIKYKDINGDGIINGDDRVILDASSSVPKWTFGFGFNLGYKGITLNASFQGIAGVKAYPQGNLALPFVNGANATKEWLTDAWTPTNTNARLPIVTTGVANVDNFRGSDFWLRNNSYVRMRNLQLGYSLPDRWLSKVKISKVNLFVNGENLLTFSRYKDFDPEAVLDQSNLYRYPMLKTFNGGLNVTF; encoded by the coding sequence ATGAAATTGCGAACACGATTCCGGGCATTACGTCCGGCTGGTATGCTTATGCTATGCCTCGGAATCATCCTTACCTCCTTTACATCGCTGTATGCGCAGGATGTAAACATCACCGGTAAAATTACCGGGACCGGCGGAACGCCACTCCCCGGTGTCAGCATCCAGGTGGCAGGCACCAGCAAAGGCGCCAGTACCGGCGCAGACGGACAGTTCAAACTGAGCGCTCCCACAGGTTCTACGTTAAAAATTTCTTTCATTGGTTATCTCACGAAAGAGATCAAGGTAACCAATGCCAACCCGCTGACCATCACCCTCGAAGAAGACGTCCAAAAACTCAACGACGTAGTGGTGGTAGGTTATGGCACTCAGAAAAAAGCCACGCTGACCGGCGCCATCACTACCGTATCTATGGCACAACAGGAAGGCCGTCCGCTGACCAACGCCAGTAATGCATTACAGGGCGTTCCCGGCGTATTCACCAACCTCGGCAGCAGCCAGCCCGGCGTTGACCGCAGCACCATCCGCATCCGCGGCGTCGGTACGCTGAGCAGCAACGACCCGCTGGTACTGGTAGACGGGATTGAATACTCCATGGACGAACTGAACCCGAACGACATCGAGTCCATTACCGTGCTGAAAGACGCTGCCGCCGCCATCTACGGCTCCCGTGCAGCCAGCGGCGTTATCCTTGTGACCACCAAAAAAGGCAAAGGCGCGTCCAAAATCAACTACAGCTACTATCGTGGCGTGCAGAAAGCGACCTACCTGCCGGACATCATCGATGATCCTATCGCGTACATGAAACTGAAGAACCAGGCCAACCGCAATGAAGGGACCACCAAAGTCGACTATTCAGATGCACAGATCGCCGAATACGAAAAAGGGATGCTGACCGATCCGATCACCTACCCTTCCAACAACTGGTATAAAATCGCGCTTAAAAACGGAGTTATTCAGAAGCATGATCTGAGCGTGGCAGGTAGCACCGATAAATACCAATACCGACTGTCACTGGGTTACCTCGACAGGGATGGTATCCTCTTCGGCCCCGGCAACCATGAGAAAAAATATTCCGTAGGCCTTAACGCCTCCATGCAGGTAACCCAAAAGCTGAAAGCCGGTATAACCCTCGACGGCTACTACCGTAACTATACACAGCCTTTCTACGCCTCTACCTGGGAATACCTGGCCCGTGCCCTGCCGATCCTGACCGATACCCTGGCAGACGGCCGCTATGGCAATTCCTGGATGAGAACTTCCGGCCGCAACAACTGGGAAAACCCACGCATGCTGGCTTACAACGGTCTGCAAACGAAAGTGGTGCAACGTTTCCTTGCGACCGTTTTCGCAGAATACAAACTGCCTTTTGATATCAACTACAATATCAAATTCGGCGTAGACAAATATGATGGTATACTGAGCCAGTTCACTCCCCGGATGCAGACATTCGATCCTAAAACCAACGCCCCCATCAACTGGAACAATCCTAATACAGCGCCGCGTGCGGTGAAAACGGACTACAATGACATGAACATCCACTTTTACAATACGCTGGACTGGAAAAAAACCTTTGCCACCAAACATAACCTTGGTGTAATGCTGGGCGCCAGCTACGACAACTTTGAAAAAGATTTCTTCGAGGCCAGCATGTACGGGTACCTGGACGCCACGCTGGATGCACTTAACGCCGGCGTATACTGGAACGCCACGTCCGGCACTCCCAACCGCGACGTATTGGAGTCTTACTTTGGCCGCGCCAACTACGACTACGACGGCAAGTACCTGTTTGAAGCCGCGTTCCGTTATGACGGTTCTTCCCGCTTTGCGCCCGGAAAACGCTGGGGCTTCTACCCTTCCGCTTCTGCCGGATGGCGCATCGATAAAGAATCGTTCTTTGAGTCCAGCCTGATCGACGTACTGAAACTCCGTGCCTCCGCAGGCCAGCTGGGTACCCAGGCCGTAGCGCTGTACAGCTACACCCCCTCTGTGAGCATGGGTGAAGACTACAGCTTCGGCGGTTCCAGTCCTGTACTCGGATCCGGCGCTGCAGTGACAGCCGCTGTTGACCCCGATATTAAATGGGAGGTCACCACCACCTATAACGCCGGGGTGGACATGAACCTGTTCAAAAGCCGTTTAGCCGTTACCGTTGATGTTTATAAGAAAATCACCGACGGCATCCTTCGGCCGGTAGCCATTCCATCACAGGTAGGTAACCTCGCCGGTCCTAAAAGAAACATAGGCCGGGTAGACAATACCGGTATAGAGCTGGTGCTGCAATACAAAAACAACATCGGCAACTTCGACTACAATGTATACGGCAATGCTTCCTACAATAAAAACGAAGTGGTAGACCTGAGAGGAGAAAGAGTCATCAGCGGTAACACTATTACACAGGCAGGTCATCCGATAGATGCTTACTATGTGTTGTTATCAGACGGTATTTTCCAGTCCGACGAAGAGGTGAGCAAAAGTGCTTACCAGAGCGGAAAGACCAAGGCAGGATACATCAAATACAAGGATATCAACGGCGATGGCATCATCAACGGCGACGACCGTGTGATACTGGATGCCTCTTCCTCCGTTCCCAAATGGACGTTTGGTTTCGGATTCAATCTCGGTTACAAAGGCATTACGCTGAATGCCTCTTTCCAGGGTATTGCCGGCGTAAAAGCTTACCCACAGGGCAACCTGGCCCTGCCTTTCGTGAATGGCGCCAATGCTACGAAAGAATGGCTGACCGACGCCTGGACGCCTACCAACACCAACGCACGCCTGCCGATTGTGACCACCGGTGTCGCTAACGTGGACAACTTCCGGGGTTCCGATTTCTGGCTGCGTAACAACTCTTATGTAAGAATGCGCAACCTGCAGCTGGGTTATTCCCTGCCTGACAGATGGTTGTCTAAAGTAAAAATCAGCAAAGTGAACCTGTTTGTGAACGGCGAAAACCTGCTGACGTTCTCCCGTTACAAAGACTTTGATCCGGAAGCTGTCCTGGACCAGAGCAACCTGTATCGTTATCCGATGCTGAAGACTTTTAACGGCGGCCTGAACGTCACTTTTTAA
- a CDS encoding RagB/SusD family nutrient uptake outer membrane protein — MNKIHIAIVAMGLLASACNKSLLDTQPHDKYTEETFWKTPEAANAALTGCYSVLRNDGIYGGKGSNNATALWEETMSPNAYYKTNGMAYNSIASGQQMPSSGGIISSRYADCYGGIGRCNTFLKKVDEVPGMDEKQKKIMKGQALFLRGLYYFTIQNYYGGVPLILDPPDMNTQSKLPRNKREEVVAQVIKDLDEAAAALPLSYGAADRGRATKGAAMALKARVLLYEASPLLNPGNNTAKWAAAAAAAKAVMDLGGTGYGLFANYRNLFLKVNENNKEVIFDVQYMFPNQGNSFDLICAQYNSNAPLLGLAQAYYMKNGLPVTDPASGYDPRHPYLNRDPRLQGTITFPTDTFQGKFVDSSRFAITGYGVKKFSVYDTLAPSQAEKDLKGGQSEINFIVLRYADILMMYAEAQNEAVGPDATVYAALNQIRDRIGMPHFAPGLSKEDMRKEIRHERRVEFAGEGLYYSDIRRWKTAETELNTEIYDFAGNVLEKRTFNPKRDYWWPIPQTEKDLNPNLEQNPGY, encoded by the coding sequence ATGAACAAAATACATATAGCGATCGTAGCCATGGGCCTGCTGGCATCTGCCTGCAACAAAAGCCTGCTGGACACACAACCGCACGACAAATACACAGAAGAGACCTTCTGGAAAACACCGGAAGCTGCCAACGCTGCGCTCACGGGCTGTTATTCTGTATTGCGTAATGACGGCATTTACGGTGGTAAAGGGTCCAACAACGCCACCGCGCTCTGGGAAGAAACGATGTCTCCCAATGCTTACTACAAAACCAACGGGATGGCCTATAATTCCATCGCTTCCGGTCAGCAGATGCCCAGCAGCGGTGGTATTATCAGCTCCCGCTATGCCGACTGTTACGGCGGTATCGGGCGTTGCAATACGTTCCTGAAAAAGGTGGACGAAGTGCCCGGCATGGACGAAAAGCAGAAGAAAATCATGAAAGGACAAGCGTTGTTCCTGCGTGGTCTTTACTATTTCACCATTCAAAACTATTATGGTGGCGTCCCCCTGATCCTGGACCCGCCGGATATGAACACCCAGAGCAAACTGCCGCGCAACAAACGCGAAGAAGTGGTGGCACAGGTGATCAAAGACCTGGACGAAGCAGCAGCAGCGTTGCCGCTGAGCTACGGCGCTGCCGACAGAGGCAGGGCTACCAAGGGCGCTGCCATGGCGCTAAAAGCAAGAGTACTGCTGTATGAAGCCAGCCCGCTGCTGAACCCTGGCAACAATACCGCAAAATGGGCAGCTGCCGCTGCCGCTGCCAAAGCAGTAATGGACCTGGGCGGCACCGGCTACGGACTGTTTGCCAACTACCGTAACCTGTTCCTCAAAGTAAATGAAAACAATAAGGAAGTTATATTTGACGTGCAGTACATGTTCCCCAACCAGGGCAATTCTTTCGACCTGATCTGCGCTCAGTATAACTCCAATGCTCCGTTGCTGGGCCTTGCGCAGGCGTATTACATGAAGAATGGATTGCCTGTCACCGATCCGGCTTCCGGTTACGATCCGCGGCACCCTTATCTGAACCGCGATCCCCGCTTACAAGGTACCATTACATTTCCTACTGATACCTTCCAGGGAAAATTTGTGGATTCCAGCCGCTTTGCCATCACCGGTTACGGTGTGAAAAAATTCAGTGTGTATGATACCCTGGCGCCATCACAAGCCGAGAAAGACCTGAAAGGCGGACAGTCTGAAATCAACTTCATCGTGCTGCGTTATGCAGACATCCTGATGATGTATGCAGAAGCACAGAATGAAGCCGTTGGCCCGGACGCCACTGTATACGCAGCGCTCAACCAGATCCGCGACCGTATAGGCATGCCGCATTTTGCGCCCGGCCTGTCCAAAGAAGACATGCGTAAAGAGATACGCCACGAAAGACGCGTGGAGTTCGCCGGTGAAGGCTTGTATTACAGTGATATCCGTCGCTGGAAAACGGCGGAGACCGAACTGAACACCGAGATCTACGACTTCGCCGGCAATGTGCTGGAAAAACGGACCTTCAATCCCAAACGCGATTACTGGTGGCCTATCCCACAGACAGAGAAGGACCTCAATCCTAATCTGGAACAGAATCCTGGGTACTAG